The sequence CTGCGTCGATCACGCTCTGGGGGAGGCGCGGGGGGTCGTTGTCATAGGCGATCGTGTAGACGGGCGCGATGCTCACCGAGCCGCTCGACCCGATGTCGGCGAGTCGGAAGGTCAGGCGCGCGGTCGCGTCGATGCGATAGTTGCACCGCCCTTCGCCCGAGCCGCAGCCGTCGAAGTCGTAGAGTGGGAATTTGAAGTAGGGCCGGAGGTCGAAGCGGACGCGCTCAAAGGCGTCGCGTAGCGTGAGCGTCGGGCGCACCTCGAAGCGTGGAATCGTGCTGCCGCCTAACTCCACGTCGACGCTGGTGGTGTCCATCCCGAGCACGCGGCGAGCCGTGACGGTCGACTGCTCGAACTCGAAGAAGGGCCCGGCGAGGAGGCCAAGCCGGAGGATGGTGTGGCGCTTCCGAACCACACGCTCGGCAAACGTCGCATAGGGCCGAAGGGCATCGAGGTCGGCGAGGACGCCTGCCAGGAGCGCGCCCTGCGTGGTCGAGTCGGCGTGGGCGGCAGCAAGGCAGCGGAACCAGTCGGTCTCGGCAAGGGCGGCGGCGGCGGCTGCCCGCGCGCTATCGCCCTCGGCCGTGACGTAGCTCGGCAGGTTGTCCAGGCGCTTGCGCAGGGCCGTCCGCTTGCGGGTGTCCCACGTGTACGTCTGCCCGATCAGCCCCCCTCCGATTTCGTAGCGCTGGTCGATGCCGAGAAAGTTGTCGGTGTCGCGCTTGACGAAGGCGTAGGTCTCGAAGTTGGGCGAGAGGTGGTGGTCGTAGGAGAGCGTGAGCGACGAGACATTCTCCTGGACGGTCCCATCCTGAAGTGTGACGTCGGTGGCCGCGCTGAAGTTGATCTCGCCGGGATATTCGCCGCGGTCGAGGCTCACGCCGACGGCGAGCCGGTAGAGGGAGCGCTCGTCGGTGGCGTCGCTGGCGAAACTGGCCCGGGCCCGACCGGAGAGAGCGCGCTGCTGGCGCTCTTCCGCCTCGATGAGGGCGAGCGCGCTCCACACCCCGTTGCCTGTGGCGGCTGAGCATCCATCGACCCGCGCCATCATCCCGTCAAGGGGCGGCGCGAGCAGCCGCAGCCGGGCGAGTGCGGCATCGAGGTCTTGTGCGACCACAGGCGGCACGCTGAGCGCGACAACGGTGAGCAGCAAGGCGAAAAGCGAGAGGCGACGGAGCATTGGGGCGCGGGGACGGAGGAGAAAGGCCAGCGGCATCCTAGCGCCGCTGCCCGTATCCGCGCAAGCCGTGCGCGTCGAGGATCACAGATCCGCCTGGGTCCGGCCAGCACCGACGCGAGGCCTGCGTGCTACCGCGCCAGCGTCATCTTGTGCGTGATGCTCGTCTGCGGCGTCGAGAGGCGCACGAAGTAGACGCCGCTCGGCAGATCGCGTGCGTCGAATGGAATCTCATGCGCCCCTGCGGCCACCTCGCGGTCGACCAGCAGCGCGACCTGGTGGCCCGAGACGTCCCACACCGAGAGCTCCGCGCGCTGTGCCGAAGGGACTTCGAAGCGGATGAGCGTCCGGTCGGGAAAGGGGTTGGGCGAGTTCACGAGCGTGAGGGGCAACTCGCCATCGGTCGCGCCGAGGCCTAGCTTGACTGCTCCTGAGATGCGATCCGGACCCTCGCCGAAGACCTGCCGAACGCGGTAGTAGAGCACTTGCCCAGCGGGAGGTAGGTCCGTGTAGCCGAAGCGCATCGCGCCGTTGGCTGCCTCCGCGATGCGGTCGCTCAGTTCAAGGCGCGTGACGGCGGTGAACGTCTCGCCGTCGGGCGAGCGTTCGACCACGAAGGCTTCGTTTTCGCGGTCCTGCGTTTCCCACGACAGATTGACGAAGCCATCCTGCGCCTGAGCGTCAAGGCGCTCGATGGGGAACGAGAACGTCAGGTCGCCGCGCTCGGTGGGCCACGCGTCCAGGTCGCGTGCGAGCAGACGGGGCGGCGGGACGGCGTCGAAGCCGAGGCGAACCACGCCGCGCGGGACGTCGGTGAGTTGGCGCCGCATGGTGC is a genomic window of Bacteroidota bacterium containing:
- a CDS encoding DUF481 domain-containing protein, translating into MLRRLSLFALLLTVVALSVPPVVAQDLDAALARLRLLAPPLDGMMARVDGCSAATGNGVWSALALIEAEERQQRALSGRARASFASDATDERSLYRLAVGVSLDRGEYPGEINFSAATDVTLQDGTVQENVSSLTLSYDHHLSPNFETYAFVKRDTDNFLGIDQRYEIGGGLIGQTYTWDTRKRTALRKRLDNLPSYVTAEGDSARAAAAAALAETDWFRCLAAAHADSTTQGALLAGVLADLDALRPYATFAERVVRKRHTILRLGLLAGPFFEFEQSTVTARRVLGMDTTSVDVELGGSTIPRFEVRPTLTLRDAFERVRFDLRPYFKFPLYDFDGCGSGEGRCNYRIDATARLTFRLADIGSSGSVSIAPVYTIAYDNDPPRLPQSVIDAAIAEGAQFVNTAMPKTHHIFRFALVVGFD